One Pseudoalteromonas espejiana DSM 9414 DNA window includes the following coding sequences:
- a CDS encoding histidine phosphatase family protein, with amino-acid sequence MCILYLVRHGQASFSADNYDMLSNKGQQQATLLGEYVAQKQLTPDVVFAGNMLRHNQTAELSLASVNNAPVLINDARLNEYDHEHILAVYDPELATASQVRTALSKQADPMEYFKTVFISAIEQWVLNPDSTLYNESFNAFTARVLGALEQITNENHGKKVLIYTSGGPISIITSQLMGLKLEHFIDINWSLVNAGVTKVVARGKGANRKLGISSLNEHHFLECHPQQKLITYT; translated from the coding sequence ATGTGTATTTTATATTTAGTGCGCCACGGGCAGGCCAGCTTTTCGGCTGATAACTACGATATGCTCTCAAATAAAGGGCAGCAGCAAGCCACATTACTTGGTGAGTATGTAGCACAAAAGCAGCTAACGCCCGATGTGGTATTTGCAGGGAATATGCTACGCCATAATCAAACCGCAGAGCTTAGTTTAGCAAGTGTTAATAATGCGCCAGTGCTAATAAACGATGCGCGTTTAAACGAGTACGATCACGAACATATTTTAGCGGTTTATGACCCAGAGCTTGCCACCGCCAGCCAAGTGCGTACTGCACTTAGCAAACAAGCCGACCCAATGGAATATTTTAAAACGGTATTTATTAGCGCCATTGAGCAGTGGGTTCTCAACCCCGATAGCACATTATACAACGAAAGCTTTAATGCATTTACTGCGCGAGTACTGGGCGCACTTGAGCAAATAACCAATGAAAACCATGGCAAAAAAGTACTTATTTACACCTCTGGCGGGCCTATTAGCATTATTACCAGCCAATTAATGGGGCTAAAGCTCGAGCACTTTATTGATATTAATTGGAGCTTAGTAAACGCAGGCGTAACCAAAGTAGTGGCGCGTGGCAAAGGGGCAAACCGTAAATTAGGCATTAGCAGTTTAAACGAGCATCACTTTTTAGAGTGCCACCCACAACAAAAATTAATTACATACACCTAA
- a CDS encoding phosphotransferase family protein — translation MNTQLLDQAKSVRQGEELDTQKVDAWLKQHIPQLTGEPNVTQYAGGASNWTYCLDYPEQSLILRRAPKGTKAKGAHDMGREFKLQQALKPVYSYVPTMQAFCDDESILGTDFYVMEKLTGIIPRKNLPRGLTPTPERTKQLCENVLDCLVELHKVDYKQANLSHLGKGEGYTQRQISGWSERFTKAKTWNVPSGKKVIKWLENNMPSHERICITHNDFRFDNVVLDATDYTKVLGILDWELATLGDPLMDLGNTLAYWVEPGDDFLVQATRRQPTHLEGMLTRKEVVTYYCKKMDITVDDFTFYEVYGLFRLAGIVQQIYYRYHHGQTKNPAFKNFWVFVHYLLWRCNKAIKNQGKA, via the coding sequence ATGAACACACAATTATTAGATCAAGCCAAAAGCGTGCGCCAAGGCGAAGAGCTCGACACCCAAAAAGTAGATGCCTGGCTTAAACAACACATACCGCAGTTAACTGGCGAGCCAAACGTTACACAATACGCAGGGGGCGCTTCAAACTGGACCTACTGCCTAGACTACCCAGAGCAATCGCTTATTTTGCGCCGTGCCCCAAAAGGCACCAAAGCCAAAGGCGCACACGATATGGGCCGCGAGTTTAAATTACAGCAGGCGCTAAAACCGGTTTACAGTTACGTACCTACTATGCAAGCGTTTTGCGATGATGAAAGCATACTTGGCACCGACTTTTATGTTATGGAAAAGCTTACGGGTATTATTCCGCGTAAAAACTTACCGCGCGGATTAACGCCCACGCCCGAGCGCACCAAACAGCTGTGCGAAAACGTACTCGACTGCCTAGTAGAGCTACACAAAGTAGATTACAAACAGGCCAATTTAAGCCATTTAGGTAAAGGCGAAGGGTATACGCAGCGACAAATTAGCGGCTGGAGTGAGCGTTTTACTAAAGCTAAAACATGGAATGTACCCAGTGGCAAAAAAGTAATTAAATGGCTCGAAAACAACATGCCAAGCCACGAGCGTATTTGTATAACGCATAACGACTTTAGGTTTGATAACGTTGTACTTGATGCAACCGACTACACCAAAGTACTGGGCATTTTAGACTGGGAGCTTGCCACCCTTGGCGACCCACTTATGGATTTAGGCAACACATTGGCTTACTGGGTAGAACCCGGCGATGACTTTTTAGTGCAAGCCACGCGCCGCCAACCTACCCATTTAGAGGGCATGCTAACGCGCAAAGAAGTAGTGACCTATTACTGTAAAAAAATGGATATAACGGTAGACGATTTTACTTTTTACGAAGTGTACGGGCTATTTAGGCTTGCAGGCATAGTGCAGCAAATTTATTACCGCTACCACCATGGGCAAACAAAAAACCCAGCCTTTAAAAACTTTTGGGTGTTTGTACATTACCTTTTATGGCGCTGTAATAAAGCCATTAAAAATCAGGGAAAAGCCTAA
- a CDS encoding SDR family oxidoreductase gives MKTKLIITGGATGLGKALALSYASNLGANLQICIADINAERAAVTINDLQALKADAFFYACDVTKQADVKGLYDFIQTKWQGVDIVINNAGVATGGSLEGESLEQWQWIMDINLLSMVRVCQTFYPLFKQQGSGYFINVASQAGLTPIPFMSSYNAVKAAVIGFSETLKLELAYDNIDVSVVCPSFFKTNLNESLRTSEPAMQTMLNRAFERSPINAEQVANIIYKQSLKRPFLILTHKLGKQAFLMKKLLPVEWYIKNMLKKTRSMQRLKSK, from the coding sequence ATGAAAACAAAATTAATAATAACAGGTGGAGCCACAGGGCTTGGCAAAGCATTAGCGCTTAGTTACGCGAGTAATTTGGGCGCAAACTTACAAATTTGTATTGCCGATATAAACGCCGAACGCGCAGCCGTAACTATTAACGATCTACAAGCATTAAAAGCCGATGCCTTTTTTTACGCCTGCGATGTAACAAAACAAGCCGATGTAAAGGGGCTTTACGATTTTATTCAAACCAAGTGGCAAGGCGTAGATATTGTTATTAATAATGCAGGCGTTGCAACCGGCGGATCACTTGAGGGCGAATCGCTTGAGCAATGGCAGTGGATTATGGATATTAATTTGCTCTCTATGGTGCGAGTGTGCCAAACGTTTTATCCGTTATTTAAGCAACAAGGCAGTGGCTACTTTATTAATGTAGCGTCGCAAGCGGGGCTTACACCTATTCCGTTTATGAGCAGTTATAACGCCGTAAAAGCCGCCGTAATTGGCTTTAGCGAAACCCTAAAACTCGAGCTTGCTTACGATAATATAGATGTAAGCGTAGTGTGCCCCAGCTTTTTTAAAACCAACCTTAATGAGTCGTTACGCACCAGCGAGCCGGCTATGCAAACAATGTTAAACCGTGCATTTGAGCGCTCACCCATTAACGCCGAGCAAGTTGCAAATATTATTTATAAGCAGTCACTTAAACGCCCATTTTTAATTTTGACCCATAAATTAGGTAAACAGGCCTTTTTAATGAAAAAACTACTCCCCGTTGAGTGGTACATTAAAAACATGCTGAAAAAAACACGCTCTATGCAACGTTTAAAATCAAAATAA
- a CDS encoding acyl-CoA dehydrogenase family protein, with amino-acid sequence MNFEPSQKSQDYLTRVTAFMNEHVLPIEQAVVAHNHAKNNSNDWTTWQLSEHIEPLKAKAKAAGLWNLFLPDTELAQGLTCLEYAPIAEQMGKCLFASEIFNCNAPDTGNMEVLYHFANDEQKQQWLTPLLNGEIRSVFAMTEPDVASSDATNMQATINVDGDELILNGKKWWTTGLGHPNAQVAIFMGLSNPENDKHSQHSMVLVPLNTPGVNIKRMLSACGDFDAPYGHGEMEFSNVRVPKQNLILGLGKGFAIAQGRLGPGRIHHCMRAIGAAERCLELMIKRGLSRSAFGKPLLKLGGNLERVAQARMAIDQARLLTLHAAWKIDTQGVKHAMTEISSIKVVVPNMLQMVSDMAIQVFGGAGVSSDFPIASFNAMGRILRLADGPDEVHMGMVSRLELNKYR; translated from the coding sequence ATGAACTTTGAGCCAAGCCAAAAAAGCCAAGACTACCTAACGCGTGTTACCGCCTTTATGAATGAACACGTATTGCCTATTGAGCAAGCGGTAGTTGCGCATAACCACGCAAAAAATAATTCAAACGATTGGACCACTTGGCAGCTAAGTGAGCACATTGAGCCATTAAAAGCGAAAGCAAAAGCCGCTGGCCTGTGGAACTTATTTTTACCCGATACAGAACTAGCACAAGGCTTAACTTGTTTAGAGTACGCCCCTATTGCAGAGCAAATGGGTAAATGTTTATTTGCATCAGAAATATTTAACTGTAACGCCCCCGACACCGGCAATATGGAAGTGCTGTATCACTTTGCAAACGATGAGCAAAAACAGCAGTGGTTAACGCCTTTATTAAATGGCGAAATACGCTCTGTATTTGCCATGACCGAGCCCGACGTAGCCTCTTCAGATGCCACAAACATGCAAGCAACCATAAATGTTGATGGCGACGAACTCATTTTAAATGGCAAAAAATGGTGGACCACCGGCCTTGGCCACCCCAATGCTCAGGTAGCTATTTTTATGGGGCTTTCTAACCCCGAAAACGATAAACATAGCCAGCACTCCATGGTACTTGTGCCATTAAACACACCCGGCGTAAATATTAAACGCATGCTAAGTGCCTGTGGCGATTTTGATGCCCCCTACGGCCACGGCGAAATGGAATTTAGTAACGTACGTGTACCAAAACAAAATCTTATTTTAGGGTTAGGCAAAGGCTTTGCTATTGCACAAGGGCGTTTAGGGCCTGGGCGAATTCATCACTGTATGCGCGCAATTGGCGCAGCAGAGCGCTGTTTAGAGCTAATGATTAAGCGCGGGCTTTCGCGCAGCGCCTTTGGTAAACCGTTACTTAAATTAGGCGGCAATTTAGAACGCGTTGCGCAGGCGCGTATGGCAATAGATCAAGCCCGTTTATTAACACTGCACGCCGCATGGAAAATAGATACCCAAGGCGTTAAACACGCCATGACCGAAATATCGAGCATAAAAGTAGTGGTACCCAATATGCTGCAAATGGTCTCTGATATGGCCATACAAGTATTTGGTGGCGCTGGCGTGTCGAGCGACTTTCCTATTGCCTCGTTTAATGCAATGGGGCGAATTTTACGCCTTGCCGATGGCCCAGACGAAGTACACATGGGCATGGTTTCGCGCCTCGAACTTAACAAATACCGCTAA
- a CDS encoding LysR family transcriptional regulator gives MIEAKNIQQLDLNLLKIFECLYREKNMSETAKVLYITPSAVSHAIKRLRSVLNDPLFERQGQLMLPTPACQRMAPALIDLLEKLRQVLQACGDFDLATTAQTFKIALHDAIEPIVLPKLQLIIAKHAPNASLASVKLNRDDMHKQLANHQIDMAIDVARPIKAPISHAVLSSDHFCVLLKKNHPLKNKLNIENYLSAKHVAVSNRATGTVIEDIALLQLSFNREVAMRCQTYFAAKEVIKNSPFLLTLPSMVASQLLDDTLIARPVPTTMPAIYQHLYWHQNTDKDDALMWLRSQVENIFKREGI, from the coding sequence ATGATTGAAGCTAAAAATATTCAGCAGTTAGACTTAAATTTACTTAAAATTTTTGAGTGCCTCTACCGAGAAAAAAACATGAGCGAAACCGCAAAGGTGCTGTACATAACGCCCTCAGCAGTAAGCCATGCTATAAAACGCCTGCGAAGTGTATTAAACGACCCGCTATTTGAGCGCCAAGGGCAATTAATGTTGCCCACCCCAGCATGCCAGCGCATGGCGCCAGCGCTAATAGATTTACTGGAAAAGTTACGCCAAGTACTGCAAGCCTGTGGCGATTTTGACCTAGCCACCACCGCGCAAACCTTTAAAATAGCCCTGCACGATGCCATTGAGCCCATAGTGCTGCCAAAGTTGCAGTTAATAATTGCAAAACACGCCCCTAACGCAAGCCTTGCAAGCGTTAAGCTAAACCGCGACGACATGCACAAGCAATTGGCTAATCATCAAATTGATATGGCGATAGATGTAGCGCGGCCTATAAAAGCGCCTATTAGCCATGCTGTGCTTTCAAGCGATCACTTTTGTGTATTACTGAAAAAAAATCACCCGCTAAAAAATAAGTTAAATATAGAAAATTACTTAAGTGCTAAACATGTAGCGGTTTCAAACAGAGCCACCGGCACCGTAATTGAAGACATAGCCTTATTGCAGCTAAGCTTTAATCGCGAGGTAGCTATGCGCTGCCAAACCTATTTTGCCGCAAAAGAGGTAATTAAAAACTCGCCATTTTTGCTCACCCTGCCCTCAATGGTTGCAAGCCAATTGCTAGATGACACGCTTATAGCACGGCCTGTACCCACCACAATGCCTGCTATTTATCAGCATTTATATTGGCACCAAAATACCGATAAAGACGACGCCCTAATGTGGCTGCGCAGCCAAGTAGAAAATATATTTAAGCGTGAAGGTATATAA
- a CDS encoding DNA phosphorothioation-associated putative methyltransferase, which yields MAADPPSSLNFPQYRDLVKKLKHGKSLPTAIYLHKSSLQEALPPELLSFIQSTISKLNINEPWNLIKLYKRDLKFTLLNYPHFDEYAYPELHTSYTIDADEQTIKATNYSNSNNPPILHRKETFVLPSYPHNALFKAITKEGEQIGLYQNTKSIGFKQQWQNLIKRKGFELDEKGRLNKIAELPKPEIENKPQTIQRHLTAINRDRLSAPFQKLAKYGYLNGDYSILDYGCGLADDATELEAHGLNINAWDPVHRPNGNKQTSDIVNLGFVLNVIEEQRERKDTLTAAYQHTKKLLLVSVMLANEAKQEHFKQYKDGVITKWNTFQKYYSQAQIRAYIEQTLNVKTMAFGQGIIAIFKCPQLEEAHHLELQFQNYNWQHITQRPQPKALPKAQQKTLFEKHQTLLDDFWQHCLHFGRLPANDEFEQSTTLRKYFTSHNKAFSMLQNYYEQSEFDQAQLKRKHDLLVYFALSLFGKRQAKSHMPASLTRDLKIHFDDYNQALEQAKQLLFSIAEPANIGNACYQAYEQIQLGELHDNHSYILHTRYLNQLPAILRVYIGCAVQLYGDIDDVDLVKIHMRSGKVTFLKYNDFNKKLPLLTERIKVKMLEQDIDYFYYGDIYPYQPFYNKIDYLQKGSSEYKSQQRFDKKLADMLKGVAKAEWPNWPILQKVFDYWGVELKNNKFYKR from the coding sequence ATGGCTGCTGACCCACCATCATCACTAAACTTTCCTCAATACCGTGATTTAGTAAAAAAGCTCAAACATGGTAAATCATTACCAACAGCTATTTATTTACACAAAAGCTCATTACAGGAAGCGCTGCCGCCTGAGTTACTAAGTTTTATTCAGAGCACCATAAGCAAACTAAACATAAATGAGCCTTGGAACCTAATTAAACTCTATAAACGCGATCTAAAATTTACGTTACTTAACTACCCTCATTTTGATGAATACGCATACCCCGAACTCCACACCAGCTATACAATTGATGCTGACGAGCAAACAATAAAAGCAACAAACTACAGTAACTCAAATAACCCACCTATTTTGCATCGTAAAGAAACCTTTGTACTGCCTAGTTACCCTCATAACGCATTATTTAAAGCTATTACGAAAGAAGGCGAGCAAATAGGCCTGTATCAAAATACCAAAAGCATTGGCTTTAAACAGCAATGGCAAAACTTAATTAAACGCAAAGGCTTTGAATTGGATGAAAAAGGCAGGCTAAACAAAATAGCTGAGCTACCAAAACCTGAAATTGAAAATAAACCACAAACAATACAGCGCCATTTAACCGCAATAAACCGCGATAGACTTTCAGCGCCTTTTCAAAAGCTCGCAAAATACGGTTATTTAAATGGGGATTACTCAATACTGGATTACGGCTGCGGCCTAGCAGATGACGCGACAGAGCTAGAAGCCCACGGTCTTAATATTAACGCATGGGATCCAGTACACAGGCCAAACGGAAATAAACAAACGAGTGATATTGTTAATTTGGGCTTTGTACTTAATGTAATTGAAGAGCAACGAGAGCGAAAAGACACTTTAACCGCTGCTTACCAACACACTAAAAAATTACTTTTAGTCTCAGTAATGCTCGCAAACGAAGCCAAACAAGAACACTTTAAACAATACAAAGATGGCGTAATTACTAAATGGAATACCTTCCAAAAATACTATAGCCAAGCCCAAATAAGAGCTTACATAGAGCAAACCTTAAACGTTAAAACCATGGCATTTGGGCAAGGCATTATCGCTATTTTTAAATGCCCACAATTAGAAGAAGCTCATCACTTAGAGCTACAATTTCAAAATTATAATTGGCAACATATAACGCAAAGGCCACAACCAAAAGCATTACCCAAAGCTCAGCAAAAAACCTTATTCGAAAAACACCAAACACTGCTTGATGATTTTTGGCAACACTGCCTGCACTTTGGCCGCTTACCCGCAAACGATGAGTTTGAACAAAGCACAACATTGCGCAAATATTTCACCAGCCACAATAAAGCATTTAGCATGCTACAAAATTACTATGAACAAAGTGAGTTTGATCAAGCACAACTAAAGCGAAAGCACGATTTACTAGTGTATTTTGCACTTAGCCTATTTGGTAAGCGCCAAGCTAAAAGCCACATGCCAGCAAGTTTAACGCGCGATTTAAAAATACATTTTGATGATTACAATCAAGCATTAGAGCAAGCAAAGCAACTGCTTTTCTCAATTGCAGAGCCCGCAAATATTGGTAATGCTTGTTACCAAGCTTACGAGCAAATTCAGCTGGGTGAGTTACACGACAACCACTCATACATTTTACACACTCGCTATTTAAATCAGCTCCCCGCAATACTGCGTGTTTACATTGGCTGTGCTGTGCAACTGTATGGCGATATTGACGACGTAGATTTAGTAAAAATACACATGCGATCGGGCAAAGTTACATTTTTAAAATACAATGACTTTAATAAAAAGCTGCCGTTACTAACCGAGCGAATAAAAGTAAAGATGCTAGAGCAAGATATCGACTACTTTTACTACGGCGATATTTACCCCTATCAGCCTTTTTATAACAAAATAGATTATTTACAAAAAGGCAGTAGTGAATACAAAAGCCAACAACGGTTTGATAAAAAATTAGCTGACATGCTCAAAGGCGTAGCCAAAGCCGAGTGGCCCAACTGGCCCATATTACAAAAGGTGTTTGACTATTGGGGAGTGGAATTAAAAAATAATAAATTTTATAAAAGATAA
- the dndB gene encoding DNA sulfur modification protein DndB produces the protein MSNLESNYCYSFPAVRGQQAGKPFYIATCPLRLIPKIFMYDEEEVPVELRAQRTLNKGRIPEMARYLVESPHDYVFSAITASIGAEIDFIEVDKNSNIGNLKVPMDAQILINDGQHRRAAIEEALKERPELSQDNIAVLFFVDEGLQRSQQMFADLNKYAVRPSPSLGTMYDHRDQASELARYLALNTKPFAGFTEFERSTIAVKSSKLFTLSGIKQANRVLLGKGTKEGFNEDERQVAAKFWESLNIYMPEWIQVQNKQLSAAEFRQEYISAHGIGLQALALVGKSLLTLSDSEKQKKLKLIANINWLKSNPAWTHRAMQHGRLSKAMSNIFLTSMQIKREIGLPLSKEDVQKENEYLSA, from the coding sequence ATGAGCAACCTTGAAAGTAATTATTGCTACAGCTTCCCCGCAGTTCGTGGCCAGCAGGCTGGTAAACCCTTTTATATAGCAACTTGCCCTTTAAGGCTCATACCTAAAATATTCATGTATGACGAAGAAGAAGTCCCCGTAGAGCTGAGGGCTCAGCGCACACTCAATAAAGGTCGCATACCAGAAATGGCTCGTTACCTAGTTGAGTCACCTCACGATTATGTATTTTCGGCTATAACCGCCTCAATTGGAGCTGAAATCGACTTTATCGAAGTAGATAAAAATAGCAATATCGGTAATTTAAAAGTCCCCATGGATGCGCAAATTTTAATAAACGACGGCCAACATCGTCGCGCAGCTATAGAAGAAGCTCTGAAAGAGCGCCCAGAGCTAAGCCAAGACAACATCGCTGTACTCTTTTTTGTAGACGAAGGCTTACAGCGTAGCCAACAGATGTTTGCTGATTTAAATAAATACGCAGTACGCCCTAGCCCATCGCTTGGCACCATGTACGATCACCGCGATCAAGCATCTGAACTTGCACGTTATTTAGCTTTAAATACAAAACCTTTTGCAGGATTTACTGAGTTTGAGCGCTCTACAATTGCTGTTAAAAGTAGTAAACTGTTTACCCTTAGTGGCATTAAACAAGCAAACCGCGTTTTACTTGGTAAAGGGACTAAGGAAGGCTTTAACGAAGACGAAAGGCAAGTTGCTGCAAAGTTTTGGGAATCACTAAATATTTATATGCCAGAATGGATACAAGTACAAAACAAACAGCTCTCTGCTGCTGAATTTCGCCAAGAGTATATTTCGGCGCATGGTATTGGATTACAGGCACTTGCACTAGTTGGTAAAAGCTTACTTACACTTAGCGATTCAGAAAAACAAAAAAAGCTTAAGTTAATTGCCAATATCAACTGGCTTAAAAGTAACCCTGCTTGGACTCATCGAGCAATGCAACATGGCAGGCTTTCAAAAGCTATGAGCAATATTTTCCTTACCAGCATGCAAATAAAACGTGAAATTGGCCTCCCTCTTTCGAAAGAAGATGTACAAAAAGAGAATGAATACTTAAGCGCATGA